The genomic DNA TATTCTTTATGAAATTGTCGGTGTTTGTATTGATTCTGTTACAGAATTAACAGGATTTACTCTAACAAGTATGACATCTTCCCCAATTATCATAATTTCCTCCCAAGGAATTACAATTTCTACACCTTTCCCAAAAATCCCTAACATACGTGCCTGTTTGGAAATGATAATAGATTTAATCTTCCCTGTGTTCATATCGATTTCGATATCTCCAATATTTCCAAGCCTTTTTCCATCTGACA from Bacillus basilensis includes the following:
- a CDS encoding YlmC/YmxH family sporulation protein → MKVIRISELQMKDIINVSDGKRLGNIGDIEIDMNTGKIKSIIISKQARMLGIFGKGVEIVIPWEEIMIIGEDVILVRVNPVNSVTESIQTPTIS